In Hwangdonia lutea, a single window of DNA contains:
- a CDS encoding CoA transferase subunit A, translating to MINKKVANVQEALQGIKDNMTCMFGGFGLSGIPENAIAEIVKMGTKGLTCISNNAGVDDFGLGLLLQKRQIKKMISSYVGENDEFERQMLSGELDVELIPQGTLAERCRAAQAGVPAIYTPAGYGTEVAEGKETRAFNGKMYVLEHAFDADFAFIKAWKGDAAGNLIFKGTARNFNPNMCGAAKITVAEVEELVPLGTLDPNQIHIPGIFVQRIFQGEKYEKRIEQRTVRQRD from the coding sequence ACTCCAAGGCATAAAAGACAATATGACTTGTATGTTTGGTGGTTTTGGACTTAGCGGAATACCTGAAAATGCCATAGCGGAAATAGTAAAAATGGGGACAAAAGGATTGACCTGTATTTCCAATAATGCTGGGGTTGACGATTTTGGATTGGGCTTATTATTGCAAAAGCGTCAAATAAAAAAAATGATTTCCTCTTATGTGGGGGAAAACGATGAGTTTGAACGACAAATGCTTTCTGGCGAATTGGATGTAGAATTAATTCCACAGGGAACATTGGCAGAACGCTGTCGGGCTGCACAAGCGGGGGTTCCAGCAATTTATACACCGGCAGGTTACGGAACAGAAGTTGCCGAGGGCAAAGAAACCAGAGCGTTTAACGGAAAAATGTATGTTTTAGAACATGCTTTTGATGCCGATTTTGCCTTTATAAAAGCTTGGAAAGGCGATGCGGCAGGCAATTTGATATTTAAAGGTACTGCTAGAAATTTCAATCCTAATATGTGTGGCGCAGCAAAAATAACCGTTGCTGAGGTTGAAGAATTAGTGCCATTGGGAACCTTGGACCCTAATCAAATTCACATTCCTGGAATTTTTGTTCAACGCATTTTTCAAGGTGAAAAATATGAGAAACGCATTGAACAACGTACGGTACGACAAAGAGATTAA
- the mgtE gene encoding magnesium transporter has translation MSEEKENIQFELTKELVEQVEQLIEANNDKELRKLLNEFHYADIAEILDELNLEEAMYVIKLLDSETTSEILMELDEDNREKVLKNLSAQEIAEEVEELDTDDAADIISELPEERQQDVINRIEDLEHKAEITELLTYDEDTAGGLMAKELVKVYETWTVAGCMRRIRGQAKEVTRVHSIYVVNKEEKLIGRLSLKDLIVAKSDQKISDLVKVNVDYVNVHDNAEDVAKVMAKYDLEAIPVVDDNQTLLGRITIDDIVDVLKEEAEKDYQLAAGITQDVEADDSILKLTKARLPWLLIGMVGGLGAASIIEYFNEAMGSFIVLLSFVPLIQATAGNVGVQSSAIVVQGLANDSVDGNIIKRLFKEFFLGIVNGCAIAIIALLITHFVFSTPYIVSITIGIALISVIIMAALIGTFIPIFLDKRGIDPAVATGPFITTSNDVFGILMYFLIAKLILGF, from the coding sequence ATGTCCGAAGAAAAAGAAAACATACAATTTGAGCTAACAAAAGAACTTGTTGAGCAGGTAGAACAACTTATTGAAGCTAATAACGATAAGGAACTTCGCAAGCTGCTCAATGAATTTCATTACGCCGATATAGCCGAAATTCTAGATGAACTCAATCTGGAAGAAGCCATGTATGTTATTAAGCTGTTAGATTCTGAAACAACTTCAGAAATACTCATGGAGCTTGATGAAGACAATCGAGAAAAAGTATTAAAAAACCTATCGGCACAAGAAATTGCCGAAGAAGTTGAGGAGTTAGATACCGATGACGCCGCAGACATCATCTCAGAACTTCCCGAAGAGCGTCAGCAAGATGTTATCAACAGAATTGAAGACCTTGAGCACAAAGCAGAAATCACTGAACTTTTAACTTATGATGAGGATACGGCTGGTGGACTTATGGCAAAAGAGCTGGTTAAAGTTTACGAAACCTGGACCGTTGCCGGTTGTATGCGAAGAATTCGAGGGCAAGCCAAAGAAGTGACTCGGGTGCATTCCATTTATGTAGTCAATAAAGAAGAAAAACTCATTGGCCGATTGTCGCTAAAAGATTTAATCGTGGCCAAAAGCGACCAAAAAATTTCAGATTTAGTAAAAGTCAATGTCGATTATGTTAATGTACACGACAATGCAGAAGATGTTGCCAAAGTAATGGCAAAATACGATTTGGAGGCCATTCCCGTTGTTGATGATAACCAAACCTTATTAGGCCGAATTACCATTGACGATATTGTAGACGTACTAAAAGAAGAAGCCGAAAAAGATTACCAGCTAGCTGCCGGTATTACCCAAGATGTTGAAGCCGACGACAGCATTTTAAAATTAACCAAAGCCCGTTTACCATGGCTATTAATAGGTATGGTAGGTGGCTTAGGGGCAGCCAGCATCATAGAATATTTTAACGAAGCTATGGGCTCGTTTATCGTGCTGCTTAGTTTTGTTCCGCTAATACAGGCAACCGCAGGAAACGTGGGCGTACAATCGTCTGCCATTGTTGTACAAGGGTTGGCCAACGACAGTGTGGACGGCAACATTATTAAACGCCTTTTTAAAGAGTTTTTTCTGGGCATTGTCAATGGTTGTGCCATTGCCATCATCGCTTTGCTAATTACCCATTTTGTTTTTAGCACGCCCTACATTGTTTCAATCACCATTGGTATCGCGCTTATTTCGGTCATCATAATGGCCGCATTAATTGGTACATTCATTCCTATTTTTTTAGATAAAAGAGGCATAGACCCTGCCGTGGCCACAGGGCCATTTATAACAACCAGCAACGATGTGTTTGGTATTTTAATGTATTTTTTAATAGCCAAATTAATTTTAGGATTTTAG
- a CDS encoding 2-hydroxyacid dehydrogenase, with protein MKILHLDTNHELLINQLNDLGFTNHEDYTSSKEVIMAKIHQYDGFIIRSRFSIDQAFLDAATNLKFIGRVGAGLENIDCDYAQQNGVYLISAPEGNRNAVGEHSLAMLLSLFNKLNKADKEVRAGQWLREDNRGLELDGKTVGLIGYGNMGKAFAKKLRGFDVTVLCYDIKANVGDDNAKQVSLKELQKRADVLSLHTPETPLTINMVDDGFINQFTKPFWLINTARGKSVVTKDLVLALQSGKILGAGLDVLEYEKASFENLFKTSVTSSAVDMPKAFQYLIKAENVLLSPHVAGWTVESKEKLAQTIVDKIKDFVRLNKTS; from the coding sequence ATGAAAATCCTTCACTTAGATACCAATCACGAACTGTTAATAAACCAACTCAACGATTTAGGCTTCACGAACCATGAAGATTACACCTCATCTAAAGAAGTTATTATGGCTAAAATCCATCAATACGACGGGTTTATTATTCGTAGTCGGTTTTCCATCGACCAAGCATTTTTAGATGCCGCAACCAACCTAAAATTTATAGGGCGTGTTGGCGCCGGATTGGAAAACATAGATTGCGATTACGCCCAACAAAATGGCGTTTACTTAATTTCTGCGCCAGAAGGCAACCGCAATGCCGTTGGTGAGCACAGTTTGGCCATGTTACTTTCGTTATTCAACAAATTAAACAAAGCCGACAAAGAAGTCAGGGCAGGCCAATGGCTGCGCGAAGACAATAGAGGTTTAGAGCTCGACGGAAAAACCGTTGGGCTTATAGGTTACGGCAATATGGGTAAAGCCTTTGCAAAAAAACTACGCGGTTTTGATGTAACCGTTTTGTGCTACGATATTAAAGCCAATGTTGGCGATGACAATGCGAAACAGGTTTCATTAAAAGAACTGCAAAAACGTGCCGATGTTTTAAGTCTGCACACGCCCGAAACACCATTAACCATTAATATGGTTGACGATGGTTTTATCAATCAATTTACAAAACCGTTTTGGCTCATCAATACCGCACGTGGCAAAAGTGTGGTGACTAAAGATTTGGTTTTGGCCTTGCAATCGGGTAAAATTCTGGGTGCCGGATTGGATGTTTTGGAATACGAAAAAGCATCGTTCGAAAACTTATTCAAAACAAGTGTCACATCGAGCGCAGTCGATATGCCAAAGGCATTTCAATATTTAATTAAAGCAGAAAATGTTTTGTTATCGCCACACGTAGCCGGTTGGACCGTAGAGAGCAAAGAGAAATTGGCGCAAACCATTGTCGATAAAATTAAAGATTTTGTACGTCTTAATAAGACTTCATAA
- a CDS encoding cupin domain-containing protein — translation MNAINIKQKFSKFSKNWHPHQIAVVDDMQVILAKLKGEFVWHSHENEDELFQVIRGTLYMQFRDRIEVVNAGEIIVVPKGVEHNPCTKNNEEVHVLLFEKINTAHTGNVQHEKTQTHYPKI, via the coding sequence ATGAACGCAATAAATATCAAACAAAAGTTTTCAAAATTTTCAAAAAATTGGCATCCGCATCAAATTGCCGTCGTCGACGATATGCAAGTCATATTGGCAAAACTAAAAGGCGAATTTGTATGGCACAGTCACGAAAACGAAGACGAGCTTTTTCAAGTTATAAGAGGCACCCTATACATGCAATTCAGAGACCGAATCGAAGTTGTAAATGCAGGTGAAATTATTGTGGTTCCAAAGGGTGTAGAGCACAATCCATGTACAAAAAACAACGAAGAAGTCCATGTGCTGTTATTCGAAAAAATAAATACGGCACACACCGGAAACGTACAACACGAAAAAACCCAAACGCATTATCCAAAAATATAA
- a CDS encoding immunoglobulin-like domain-containing protein, with the protein MKKLLLSLLILFNVTFVFSQSNHAQNAEKYLSTKGELTFTFKVSSQNEIDNFTKDFSIVHYDPKSKTVKAWANENQFRVFQAKNIPFEVPKSENEVDANLIYDNASKFSKNISAKGLANTLSFPVANYPTYAEYAQQMQDFENDYPNLVDKFSIGTTTQGDKELLFVKISDNVSTDEQEPKLLFTSSMHGDEIAGYPMMLSLIDYILTVYSNPGHADHARVKNLVENAEIWINPNANPDGTYHNSANNTSVVNARRGNANNVDLNRNYPDNVQGAHTDGNAYQTETLAFMALADANHFVISANFHGGTELVNYPFDNAYSSQYTHPDGDWFEFTGVEYATHAQNDSDALGDTTYMTVDEDSNVYPSPGVTHGAEWYRVYGGRQDYMNFYHQCKEITVELSDTKILPESQLVNYWLYNRDALLDYLTQGTYGFRGTVKDANTNNPIEATVTIVGHDAYGSYTVTDISHGDYYRPIKGGTYDILFEAPCYQPVTLTGQSISDYQTVTLAEVLLTPIGATAPTGLNAFNLGATTASLSWDATSGATYDLRYREVGATAWTDVNGLTSNSTNLTGLTALTQYEAQVRSNCNGGNSSPYSTTVNFTTTNVQLNYCDSASTNVNDEYISRVQLNTINNNSGAQFYTDFTSVSTTLTKDTQFTITVTPTWTGTVYNEGYSVWIDYNIDGDFDDAGEQVWSQSRTKTTPVSGNFTVPSSAIEGSTRMRVAMKYNAIPTSCETFQYGEVEDYTVVIQGLVDTTAPVITLIGASTIDLNVGDVYTEQGATASDNKDGDITASIIIGGDVVDTNTAGTYVVTYNVSDTAGNAATEVTRTVNVIPDTTAPVITLNGASSIDLNVGDVYIEQGATANDNKDGDITANIIIGGDVVDTNTVGTYVVTYNVSDTAGNAATQITRTVNVVPDTKAPVITLNGASTIDLNVGDVYTEQGATASDNKDGDITANIIIGGDVVDTNTAGTYVVTYNVSDTAGNVATEVTRTVNVVPDTTAPVITLNGASTINLNVGDVYNEQGATASDNKDGDITANIIIGGDIVDTNTAGTYVVTYNVSDAAGNPATEVTRTVNVVSDTTAPVITLNGASTIDLNVGDVYNEQGATASDNKDGDITASIIISGTVNTNVAGTYLVNYNVSDAAGNAAAQITRTVNVSEIPNGCTGGIASFPYAESFENTLGAWTQSTADDINWTIDANGTPSNNTGPASAFQGNYYVFVEASSPNYPSKRAILNSPCFDLSGLAEATFSFKYHMYGSSDMGTIDLEISTDEGSTWTTIWSQTGNKGNSWQTANVDISAYTGGGVQLRFNRFVGGTWQADIAIDDVNLVEGGIVVTPCSGGITSFPYSEGFENTLGAWTQSSADDINWTVDANGTPSNNTGPSAAVQGSYYIFVEASGNGSGYPNKQAIINSPCYDLSGQYSASFNFSYHMYGSSDMGSIALEASNDNGVSWTTLWNESGNKGNSWQTANVDLSSYVDSNVQLRFNRVTGGTWQADVAIDNINLTTTSAFAKNNLKDKLLDVDAHTANTFKLYPNPVEGDVLNIKLSKGTNLSYKIINMLGQVVKAGKTTKEVKVNNLEAGVYYIEVNDGNATMTKKFIKRK; encoded by the coding sequence ATGAAAAAATTATTACTATCGCTTTTAATCTTATTTAATGTTACGTTTGTTTTTTCACAAAGTAACCATGCCCAAAATGCAGAAAAATACTTGTCAACCAAAGGGGAGCTAACATTTACCTTTAAAGTTAGCAGTCAAAATGAAATCGATAATTTCACTAAAGATTTCTCAATTGTACATTACGACCCGAAAAGCAAAACAGTTAAAGCTTGGGCCAACGAAAACCAATTTAGAGTCTTTCAAGCTAAAAATATTCCTTTCGAAGTTCCTAAAAGCGAAAATGAAGTGGATGCCAACTTAATTTACGACAACGCATCAAAATTTTCAAAAAACATTTCAGCAAAAGGACTTGCCAACACACTTTCTTTTCCTGTGGCTAATTATCCAACCTATGCAGAGTATGCCCAACAAATGCAAGACTTTGAAAACGACTATCCTAATTTGGTCGATAAATTCAGTATCGGTACAACCACTCAAGGCGATAAAGAGCTGTTGTTTGTGAAAATATCGGATAACGTTTCAACCGATGAGCAAGAACCGAAACTCTTGTTTACCTCGTCAATGCATGGCGACGAGATTGCAGGTTACCCGATGATGCTAAGTTTAATAGACTATATTTTAACGGTATACTCAAACCCGGGGCATGCCGACCATGCTCGGGTAAAAAACTTAGTTGAAAACGCTGAAATTTGGATCAATCCCAACGCAAATCCAGATGGCACTTACCATAATAGTGCAAACAATACCTCGGTAGTTAATGCCAGAAGGGGTAACGCCAACAACGTGGATTTAAACAGAAACTATCCGGATAACGTACAAGGCGCACATACCGATGGCAATGCCTACCAAACAGAAACATTGGCGTTTATGGCGTTGGCCGATGCTAATCATTTTGTGATTTCAGCGAATTTTCATGGGGGGACCGAATTGGTCAATTACCCGTTCGATAACGCTTATTCGAGCCAATATACACACCCAGACGGGGATTGGTTTGAATTTACCGGTGTTGAATATGCTACTCATGCTCAAAACGATAGTGATGCTCTGGGTGATACTACCTACATGACTGTTGATGAAGATAGCAATGTTTACCCAAGCCCGGGTGTAACTCATGGTGCGGAATGGTACCGCGTTTATGGTGGCCGACAAGATTATATGAATTTCTACCACCAATGTAAAGAAATTACAGTTGAATTATCCGACACTAAAATTTTGCCAGAAAGCCAATTGGTAAACTATTGGCTGTACAATCGCGATGCGTTGTTGGATTATTTAACCCAGGGTACTTATGGTTTTAGAGGCACTGTTAAAGATGCCAATACAAACAATCCCATTGAAGCGACGGTGACTATTGTTGGTCATGATGCATACGGGTCGTATACGGTAACCGACATCTCTCATGGTGATTACTACCGTCCTATAAAAGGAGGTACATACGATATTCTCTTTGAAGCACCTTGTTACCAACCAGTTACTTTAACTGGGCAATCCATTTCAGATTATCAAACCGTAACACTTGCTGAAGTACTGCTAACCCCAATTGGAGCAACAGCTCCCACGGGTTTAAATGCTTTTAATCTTGGGGCAACAACGGCATCGTTAAGTTGGGATGCTACTTCTGGTGCAACCTACGATTTGCGTTATAGGGAAGTTGGAGCTACAGCCTGGACAGATGTTAATGGCTTAACAAGCAACTCAACCAATTTAACGGGCTTAACCGCTTTAACACAATACGAAGCCCAAGTGAGGAGTAATTGTAATGGAGGCAATAGTTCGCCTTATAGTACCACTGTTAATTTTACAACCACAAATGTCCAGTTGAATTATTGTGATTCTGCGAGTACAAATGTGAACGATGAATATATTAGTAGAGTACAATTAAACACTATTAACAATAACTCTGGAGCACAATTTTATACTGATTTTACAAGTGTTTCAACAACGTTAACGAAAGACACACAATTCACCATTACAGTTACACCAACTTGGACAGGTACAGTTTATAATGAAGGCTATTCCGTTTGGATTGATTATAATATCGATGGAGATTTTGATGATGCAGGCGAACAGGTTTGGTCGCAATCGAGAACCAAAACAACACCGGTTAGCGGAAACTTTACCGTACCATCCAGTGCGATTGAAGGTTCAACAAGAATGCGGGTAGCTATGAAATATAATGCAATCCCAACCTCATGTGAAACTTTTCAATATGGCGAAGTAGAAGATTATACTGTAGTTATACAAGGGTTGGTTGACACCACGGCACCGGTAATCACCTTAATCGGTGCATCGACTATTGATTTGAACGTTGGTGATGTTTACACCGAACAGGGCGCCACGGCGAGCGACAATAAAGACGGCGACATTACGGCAAGCATCATTATAGGTGGCGATGTGGTTGATACCAACACTGCAGGCACTTATGTAGTTACTTATAACGTAAGCGATACTGCAGGAAATGCGGCAACCGAAGTTACACGAACGGTAAACGTAATCCCCGACACAACCGCACCGGTAATCACCTTAAATGGAGCTTCAAGCATCGATTTGAATGTGGGCGATGTTTACATCGAACAGGGCGCCACGGCCAACGACAATAAAGACGGTGATATTACGGCCAACATCATTATAGGTGGTGATGTGGTCGATACCAACACAGTGGGCACCTACGTTGTGACTTATAACGTAAGTGATACTGCAGGCAATGCAGCGACCCAGATTACGCGAACGGTAAATGTAGTTCCAGATACCAAGGCACCAGTCATCACTTTAAACGGTGCATCGACCATCGATTTGAACGTTGGTGATGTTTACACCGAACAAGGAGCCACGGCTAGCGACAATAAAGATGGCGATATTACGGCCAACATTATTATAGGTGGCGATGTGGTTGATACCAACACCGCAGGCACTTATGTAGTTACCTATAACGTAAGCGATACCGCGGGCAACGTAGCAACCGAAGTTACACGAACCGTAAACGTAGTCCCAGATACCACGGCACCGGTAATCACATTAAACGGAGCATCGACCATCAACTTAAACGTTGGTGATGTTTACAACGAACAAGGCGCCACGGCTAGCGACAATAAAGACGGCGACATTACAGCCAACATCATTATAGGTGGTGATATAGTCGATACCAACACCGCAGGCACTTATGTAGTTACCTATAACGTAAGCGACGCCGCAGGTAACCCAGCAACCGAAGTTACACGAACCGTAAACGTAGTCTCGGACACCACGGCACCGGTAATCACCTTAAACGGAGCATCGACCATCGATTTGAACGTTGGCGACGTGTACAACGAACAAGGCGCCACGGCTAGCGACAATAAAGACGGCGACATTACAGCCAGCATCATAATTTCTGGCACGGTAAACACCAATGTTGCAGGCACATATTTAGTCAATTATAATGTGAGTGACGCCGCAGGAAATGCCGCAGCACAAATTACCAGAACGGTAAATGTTTCTGAAATACCTAATGGATGTACGGGTGGAATAGCCTCTTTTCCTTATGCAGAAAGCTTTGAGAATACTTTAGGTGCATGGACACAATCCACAGCAGACGATATAAATTGGACCATTGACGCCAATGGTACACCCTCAAACAATACGGGTCCAGCCAGTGCTTTTCAAGGGAATTACTATGTTTTTGTTGAAGCATCATCGCCTAACTACCCGAGTAAGCGCGCCATTTTAAATTCGCCTTGTTTTGATTTAAGCGGATTAGCTGAGGCTACTTTCAGCTTTAAATATCACATGTATGGGTCTTCAGATATGGGTACCATAGACTTGGAGATTAGTACCGATGAAGGCAGTACGTGGACTACCATTTGGAGCCAAACTGGTAACAAGGGCAACTCGTGGCAAACCGCAAATGTTGATATTTCTGCCTATACCGGTGGCGGTGTTCAATTACGATTCAACAGATTTGTTGGTGGCACTTGGCAAGCCGATATAGCCATTGACGATGTTAACTTGGTTGAAGGTGGAATTGTGGTAACCCCATGTTCTGGTGGAATAACTTCATTCCCGTATTCCGAAGGCTTTGAAAATACTTTAGGTGCATGGACACAATCCTCAGCCGATGATATTAATTGGACGGTTGATGCCAACGGCACACCTTCAAACAATACAGGGCCATCCGCCGCGGTTCAAGGCAGTTACTATATTTTTGTAGAAGCTTCTGGCAACGGGTCTGGTTATCCTAACAAACAAGCCATTATCAATTCGCCTTGTTACGATTTAAGCGGGCAATATTCAGCTTCGTTTAACTTTAGTTACCACATGTACGGGTCGTCGGATATGGGCAGCATTGCATTGGAGGCTAGCAACGATAATGGCGTGAGTTGGACGACCCTTTGGAACGAATCCGGAAACAAAGGCAACTCGTGGCAAACGGCTAATGTAGATTTATCATCGTATGTGGACAGCAACGTTCAGTTACGATTTAATAGGGTAACGGGTGGTACTTGGCAAGCCGATGTTGCTATTGATAATATTAACTTAACAACAACATCAGCTTTTGCTAAAAACAATTTAAAAGATAAACTTCTAGATGTTGATGCCCATACCGCAAATACATTTAAACTATACCCTAACCCCGTTGAGGGCGATGTTTTAAACATCAAACTTTCAAAAGGTACAAACCTATCTTATAAAATTATAAATATGTTGGGGCAAGTTGTAAAAGCAGGAAAAACAACTAAAGAAGTTAAAGTAAATAACCTCGAAGCCGGTGTGTATTATATTGAAGTGAATGATGGCAATGCAACCATGACCAAAAAGTTTATAAAGCGTAAGTAA
- a CDS encoding GNAT family N-acetyltransferase yields the protein MIIAETERLLILKFTLFDAPFFLQLTNSPNCLKYIGDKNLKTVADAEVYLQDKTIKSYTDFEFGFYKLTLKENNKPIGTCGLAKRKKLDDVDIGFAFLPEYERKGFGFEASVEIMKLAKSKFNLKKIVAITNPDNQNSIKLLEKLGMVFEKRVNPFDDDEELLLFAKDL from the coding sequence ATGATAATAGCCGAAACAGAACGTTTATTAATTTTAAAGTTTACTCTTTTTGATGCACCATTCTTTTTGCAATTAACAAATTCACCAAATTGCCTTAAATACATTGGCGATAAAAACCTTAAAACGGTTGCCGATGCCGAAGTATATTTACAAGATAAAACCATTAAAAGTTATACCGATTTTGAGTTTGGTTTTTATAAACTAACCCTCAAAGAAAACAACAAACCCATTGGCACTTGCGGATTGGCAAAACGCAAAAAATTAGATGATGTCGATATCGGTTTCGCCTTTTTACCAGAATACGAACGTAAAGGTTTTGGTTTTGAAGCATCGGTTGAAATAATGAAACTTGCAAAATCAAAATTCAACCTTAAAAAAATTGTAGCCATAACAAATCCCGATAATCAGAATTCCATTAAATTATTGGAAAAACTGGGGATGGTTTTCGAAAAAAGAGTAAATCCTTTTGATGATGATGAAGAACTCCTGTTATTTGCAAAAGATTTATAA
- the rsmA gene encoding 16S rRNA (adenine(1518)-N(6)/adenine(1519)-N(6))-dimethyltransferase RsmA: protein MANKPNQHQVKAKKHLGQHFLKDESVAQKIADTLSLKDYKKVLEIGPGMGVLTKYLLKKDVETYVIEIDTESVEYLQTNYLNLAPRIIEEDFLKYDLNTVFKDKPFAIIGNFPYNISTQIVFITLEMRNQIPEFSGMFQKEVAQRICSKEGSKVYGILSVLTQAFYNAEYLFTVPPSVFNPPPKVDSGVLRLTRKENYTLPCDEKLLFKVVKTAFQQRRKTLRNSLKTLNLSDNLKANVIFGKRPEQLSVETFIELTKLIENDA, encoded by the coding sequence GTGGCAAACAAACCAAACCAACATCAAGTAAAAGCAAAAAAACATTTAGGGCAACATTTTCTAAAAGATGAATCTGTGGCGCAAAAAATTGCCGATACTTTATCGTTAAAAGACTATAAAAAAGTTCTTGAAATTGGCCCGGGAATGGGTGTGTTAACCAAGTATTTGCTTAAAAAAGATGTTGAAACCTATGTCATAGAAATCGACACCGAATCGGTTGAATATTTACAAACCAACTACCTAAATCTCGCTCCAAGAATCATTGAAGAAGATTTTTTAAAATACGATTTAAACACTGTTTTTAAAGACAAGCCCTTTGCTATTATTGGCAACTTCCCCTATAATATTTCAACACAAATTGTTTTTATAACTCTGGAAATGCGCAACCAAATCCCTGAATTTTCTGGAATGTTTCAAAAAGAAGTCGCACAACGCATCTGCTCAAAAGAAGGTAGCAAAGTCTATGGCATTCTTTCCGTTTTAACCCAAGCCTTTTATAATGCCGAGTATTTGTTTACCGTGCCGCCATCGGTTTTTAATCCACCGCCAAAAGTAGATTCGGGCGTTTTAAGACTCACAAGAAAAGAAAACTACACCTTGCCTTGCGATGAAAAATTACTGTTTAAAGTGGTAAAAACAGCCTTTCAACAACGCCGAAAAACACTTCGCAATAGTTTAAAAACACTCAATTTATCCGATAATTTAAAAGCAAATGTTATATTTGGCAAACGTCCGGAACAATTAAGTGTTGAGACCTTTATAGAGCTTACAAAGTTAATTGAAAATGATGCTTAA
- a CDS encoding 3-oxoacid CoA-transferase subunit B — MLDKTGIAKRIAKEVKDGYYVNLGIGIPTLVANYVRNDIEVEFQSENGVLGMGPFPFEGEEDADVINAGKQTITTLPGASFFDSALSFSMIRGQHVDLTILGAMEVAENGDIANWKIPGRMVKGMGGAMDLVASAENIIVAMMHTNKKGASKLLKTCSLPLTGVGCVKKIVTNMAVLEVTDKGFKLLERAPGVTVEAIKNATEGTLIVEGEIPEMILDD, encoded by the coding sequence ATGTTAGATAAAACAGGTATTGCAAAACGAATAGCCAAAGAAGTGAAAGACGGCTATTATGTTAACTTAGGAATCGGGATTCCTACTTTGGTGGCCAATTATGTAAGAAACGATATTGAGGTTGAGTTTCAAAGTGAAAATGGGGTATTGGGCATGGGGCCATTTCCTTTTGAAGGCGAAGAAGATGCCGATGTAATTAACGCGGGCAAACAAACCATTACCACCTTACCGGGAGCTAGTTTTTTCGATTCTGCTCTAAGCTTTTCTATGATACGGGGGCAACACGTAGATTTGACCATTTTGGGCGCTATGGAAGTAGCAGAAAACGGTGATATTGCCAATTGGAAAATTCCGGGACGTATGGTAAAAGGCATGGGAGGTGCTATGGATTTGGTGGCAAGTGCAGAAAATATAATTGTAGCCATGATGCACACGAATAAAAAAGGAGCCTCCAAACTATTAAAAACATGTTCGCTGCCCTTAACCGGCGTTGGTTGTGTAAAAAAGATAGTCACTAATATGGCCGTTTTGGAAGTTACCGACAAAGGCTTTAAACTTTTAGAACGTGCACCGGGTGTTACAGTTGAAGCGATTAAAAACGCCACCGAAGGCACTTTAATTGTTGAAGGCGAAATTCCTGAAATGATTTTAGATGATTAA
- a CDS encoding DUF4286 family protein, with product MIIYNVTVNIDESIHDEWLVWIKAHIPQVLGTGKFEKATLTKVLVEEEMGGETYSIQYRSYSREALDAYYREDAEKLRVEGLKKFRDKMLAFRTELQIVDEYTVNFK from the coding sequence ATGATTATATACAACGTAACCGTAAACATTGACGAAAGCATTCACGACGAATGGTTGGTGTGGATTAAAGCACACATTCCGCAAGTATTGGGCACAGGAAAGTTTGAAAAAGCAACCCTTACCAAAGTTTTGGTTGAAGAAGAAATGGGCGGGGAAACCTATTCCATTCAATACCGCTCGTATTCGCGTGAGGCCTTAGATGCTTATTATCGGGAAGATGCCGAAAAACTTAGGGTTGAAGGTCTAAAGAAATTCAGAGATAAAATGTTGGCTTTTAGAACCGAGCTTCAAATTGTAGATGAATATACGGTGAATTTTAAATAG